In the Aneurinibacillus soli genome, one interval contains:
- a CDS encoding DUF2325 domain-containing protein: MSYVVIGADRLGNIIDMLEEKLDGKLIHVSGRKKKDQAYALPQMVKGVIVFTDFINHNLAKRVKADAKKRNVPIVFAKRSVRHLECTLEQMMNCTNVECDRACARKDSF; the protein is encoded by the coding sequence ATGTCATACGTAGTTATTGGTGCGGATCGATTGGGTAATATCATAGACATGTTGGAAGAGAAACTGGACGGTAAACTTATCCATGTGTCGGGCCGCAAAAAGAAGGACCAGGCCTATGCACTGCCACAGATGGTCAAGGGGGTTATTGTATTTACAGATTTTATTAATCACAATCTGGCAAAGCGAGTGAAAGCAGATGCGAAAAAGCGAAATGTGCCCATTGTATTCGCCAAGCGCTCCGTACGTCATCTCGAATGCACGCTTGAACAAATGATGAACTGTACGAATGTGGAGTGCGACCGCGCCTGTGCTCGAAAAGACTCGTTTTAA